One part of the Arabidopsis thaliana chromosome 1 sequence genome encodes these proteins:
- the UMAMIT35 gene encoding Nodulin MtN21 /EamA-like transporter family protein (Nodulin MtN21 /EamA-like transporter family protein; FUNCTIONS IN: molecular_function unknown; INVOLVED IN: biological_process unknown; LOCATED IN: endomembrane system, membrane; CONTAINS InterPro DOMAIN/s: Protein of unknown function DUF6, transmembrane (InterPro:IPR000620); BEST Arabidopsis thaliana protein match is: nodulin MtN21 /EamA-like transporter family protein (TAIR:AT1G70260.1); Has 1250 Blast hits to 1238 proteins in 45 species: Archae - 0; Bacteria - 27; Metazoa - 0; Fungi - 0; Plants - 1185; Viruses - 0; Other Eukaryotes - 38 (source: NCBI BLink).): protein MGLMDTRWETIVPFIVMALMEACTIALTILAKTALTGGMSPFVFIVYTNALGSLLLLPYSFYFHRDESDDEPFLTKPSLVRIFLLGFTGVFLFQNMAFLGLSYSSPIVVCAMGLQSPAFSFLLSLALGKEGGLGWASKRTKGRVIGTLICFTGAFVEVIYLGPFIRPSPPSSPTSNFLTTISHYLTFFKNSDNWALGSLLLACATLSISIWNIIQLDTVQKYPQVMKVVSAYSLAGTLQCAIFSAFMEPDLSAWELKLNMDLYLIIATGIFGSIIRTSVQVKCSKMKGPYYVPLFKPFGILWASIFGTSFFVNSLHYGSVLGAAIAGTGYLLIMWSQVQKDDPNETVEKNDNHQLDSDEQTTPLLLANGDFDQV from the exons ATGGGATTAATGGATACAAGATGGGAAACCATAGTTCCATTTATTGTTATGGCGTTGATGGAGGCATGTACCATTGCACTCACCATCTTGGCTAAGACCGCACTGACCGGTGGCATGAGCCCTTTCGTGTTCATCGTCTACACCAACGCTCTTggctctctccttctcctccctTACTCTTTCTACTTCCATAGAGATGAAAG TGACGATGAACCCTTCCTCACGAAACCTTCCCTTGTTCGTATCTTCCTACTCGGTTTTACAGG GGTGTTTTTGTTCCAGAACATGGCATTTTTGGGGCTAAGTTATAGCTCTCCAATTGTGGTATGTGCCATGGGCTTGCAGTCACCTGCTTTCTCCTTCTTGCTATCTCTTGCTCTTGG TAAGGAAGGAGGGTTAGGATGGGCAAGTAAGAGAACAAAAGGAAGAGTGATAGGCACGTTGATATGTTTCACAGGAGCCTTTGTTGAAGTTATTTACTTAGGACCTTTTATAAGACCTTCTCCTCCTTCATCCCCAACCTCCAATTTCCTTACTACAATCTCACACTACTTaactttcttcaaaaattCTGACAATTGGGCTCTCGGCTCTCTCCTCCTTGCATGCGCCACGCTCTCCATCTCCATTTGGAATATTATACAG TTGGATACAGTCCAAAAATATCCTCAAGTGATGAAAGTAGTGTCTGCCTATAGTTTAGCTGGGACACTCCAATGTGCAATCTTCTCAGCGTTCATGGAGCCAGACCTAAGTGCATGGGAACTCAAACTTAACATGGACCTATATCTCATTATTGCCACG GGAATATTTGGGAGCATAATCAGAACAAGTGTTCAAGTGAAGTGCTCCAAAATGAAGGGGCCTTATTATGTGCCACTCTTCAAGCCATTTGGGATCCTTTGGGCTTCCATTTTTGGCACAAGCTTCTTTGTCAATAGTCTTCACTATGGAAG TGTGTTAGGAGCTGCTATAGCAGGAACTGGATATCTATTGATAATGTGGAGTCAAGTTCAAAAAGATGATCCAAATGAAACGGTGGAGAAAAACGATAATCATCAATTGGATTCAGATGAACAGACAACTCCACTTTTGCTCGCGAATGGTGATTTTGATCAAGTTTAA
- the AGL49 gene encoding AGAMOUS-like 49 (AGAMOUS-like 49 (AGL49); FUNCTIONS IN: sequence-specific DNA binding transcription factor activity; INVOLVED IN: regulation of transcription, DNA-dependent; LOCATED IN: nucleus; EXPRESSED IN: central cell, male gametophyte, pedicel, pollen tube; EXPRESSED DURING: M germinated pollen stage; CONTAINS InterPro DOMAIN/s: Transcription factor, MADS-box (InterPro:IPR002100); BEST Arabidopsis thaliana protein match is: AGAMOUS-like 50 (TAIR:AT1G59810.1); Has 193 Blast hits to 193 proteins in 34 species: Archae - 0; Bacteria - 0; Metazoa - 0; Fungi - 0; Plants - 193; Viruses - 0; Other Eukaryotes - 0 (source: NCBI BLink).) — MAPRQKKPNKSDDDDGDLHRKKQSFFKQRFPGFKKKASELSVLCGNSVGFICYGPDNDLHVWPQSQDHNPQALHEIVAKFNALSDERRKNHACDLNDFPHHLKGLSREELRKHLLHLDSQLLGVREQKIEILKKTLTGSSEKDGARVSENSAISDHKLKIEPNLTDILSEDHLIRVSDKKLGSCDVFDELAYVVRGSRNLNENVSNYESKDAAYTGMDHLGTFGGNYLQEAAAELYQTYNLGNFCDDHVWDLEFASRLPPLHTFSDPLMTTNTCQTMSSDMISI, encoded by the coding sequence aTGGCTCCTCGTCAGAAGAAACCTAACAAGtccgatgatgatgatggtgatttGCATaggaagaaacagagcttttTCAAACAGAGATTTCCAGGCTTTAAGAAGAAAGCCTCAGAGCTCTCTGTTCTCTGCGGCAACTCTGTCGGTTTCATCTGTTACGGTCCCGACAACGATCTCCATGTTTGGCCTCAGTCTCAAGATCATAACCCACAAGCCCTACATGAGATCGTGGCCAAGTTCAATGCCTTGAGTGATGAGAGGAGGAAGAATCATGCATGTGATCTCAATGACTTCCCTCATCATCTCAAGGGTTTGTCTCGTGAGGAGTTAAGGAAGCATCTCCTTCACCTTGACTCTCAATTACTTGGAGTCAGGGAACAAAAGATAGAAATTCTTAAGAAGACGCTCACGGGTTCTTCCGAAAAAGATGGTGCAAGGGTTTCAGAGAACTCGGCCATCTCCGATCACAAGTTGAAGATAGAGCCTAATTTGACGGATATATTGTCAGAAGATCatctaattagggtttcagataaGAAGCTGGGTTCGTGTGATGTATTTGACGAGTTGGCTTACGTGGTCCGCGGGTCAAGGAATTTGAACGAGAATGTTTCCAATTACGAATCAAAAGATGCAGCTTACACGGGAATGGATCATCTTGGCACTTTCGGCGGTAATTATCTTCAGGAGGCGGCGGCAGAACTTTACCAAACTTACAATCTAGGGAATTTTTGTGATGATCATGTTTGGGATCTGGAGTTTGCCTCAAGACTACCACCACTTCATACATTTAGCGATCCTCTCATGACCACCAATACTTGCCAAACGATGAGCTCCGATATGATTTCAATTTGA
- a CDS encoding Serine/threonine-protein kinase WNK (With No Lysine)-like protein (Serine/threonine-protein kinase WNK (With No Lysine)-related; BEST Arabidopsis thaliana protein match is: Serine/threonine-protein kinase WNK (With No Lysine)-related (TAIR:AT5G53900.2); Has 3565 Blast hits to 2565 proteins in 80 species: Archae - 0; Bacteria - 3; Metazoa - 15; Fungi - 88; Plants - 227; Viruses - 0; Other Eukaryotes - 3232 (source: NCBI BLink).), with protein MEEHLNPLAVTHLLQHTLRSLCIHENSQWVYAVFWRILPRNYPPPKWDGQGAYDRSRGNRRNWILVWEDGFCNFAASAAEMSSGEGSGGGGGSAAYGNSDFQQYQGLQPELFFKMSHEIYNYGEGLIGKVAADHSHKWIYKEPNDQEINFLSAWHNSADSYPRTWEAQFQSGIKTIALISVREGVVQLGAVHKVIEDLSYVVMLRKKLSYIESIPGVLLPHPSSSGYPFINASPSDTWHFPGVAPPHQQPEHQFYHSDHNHRFLIGHHNQPQAVGGAAPPLPLSMKITPSMSSLEALLSKLPSVVPPATQPGYYPFHHSAKEEMSQEEQNDAFRVERNDLVGEGSNNHNHNNNYNSNNDIYNYSNNCSNNNYDRENKIGGFLSEDY; from the exons ATGGAAGAACATCTAAATCCATTAGCAGtgactcatcttcttcaacacaCACTAAGAAGCTTATGCATCCATGAGAACTCTCAATGGGTTTATGCTGTTTTCTGGAGGATCTTGCCTAGAAACTATCCTCCTCCCAA ATGGGATGGTCAAGGAGCTTATGATAGATCAAGAGGGAACAGGAGAAACTG GATCTTGGTTTGGGAAGATGGTTTTTGCAACTTTGCAGCTTCTGCCGCGGAAATGAGCTCCGGAGAAGGTagtggtggcggtggtggcTCAGCGGCTTATGGAAATAGTGATTTTCAACAATACCAAGGGCTTCAGCCTGAATTGTTCTTCAAGATGTCTCATGAAATCTACAATTATGGAGAAGG GTTGATAGGAAAAGTAGCTGCAGATCACAGTCACAAGTGGATTTATAAAGAACCTAATGACCAAGAGATTAACTTCTTATCTGCTTGGCATAATTCCGCTGACTCA TACCCTAGGACATGGGAAGCTCAGTTTCAGTCTGGTATCAAA ACCATTGCCTTGATTTCTGTTCGAGAAGGTGTTGTCCAGTTAGGAGCTGTTCACAAG GTGATAGAGGATTTAAGCTATGTTGTGATGCTAAGAAAAAAGCTGAGCTATATAGAGAGCATCCCTGGAGTACTTCTTCCTcacccttcttcttctggttaCCCTTTCATCAACGCTTCTCCTTCTGACACGTGGCATTTCCCGGGAGTCGCTCCTCCGCATCAGCAGCCTGAGCACCAGTTTTATCATTCTGACCACAACCACCGCTTTTTGATAGGCCACCACAACCAGCCACAAGCTGTAGGAGGGGCTGCACCGCCTCTACCGCTTTCGATGAAGATAACACCGTCAATGAGCAGCCTCGAGGCGCTTCTCTCGAAGCTCCCGTCGGTTGTACCTCCGGCGACACAACCAGGGTACTACCCGTTTCACCACAGTGCTAAAGAGGAAATGAgtcaagaagaacaaaacgaTGCGTTTAGGGTTGAACGTAATGATTTGGTGGGTGAGGGTAGtaataatcataatcataataataattacaatagtaataatgatatttataacTATAGCAATAATTGCAGCAACAATAATTACGATAGAGAGAATAAGATCGGTGGGTTTCTTAGTGAGGATTATTGA
- a CDS encoding Adaptor protein complex AP-1, gamma subunit (Adaptor protein complex AP-1, gamma subunit; FUNCTIONS IN: protein transporter activity, clathrin binding, binding; INVOLVED IN: intracellular protein transport, vesicle-mediated transport, protein transport; LOCATED IN: membrane coat, Golgi apparatus part, Golgi apparatus, clathrin adaptor complex; EXPRESSED IN: 22 plant structures; EXPRESSED DURING: 13 growth stages; CONTAINS InterPro DOMAIN/s: Adaptor protein complex AP-1, gamma subunit (InterPro:IPR017107), Clathrin adaptor, alpha/beta/gamma-adaptin, appendage, Ig-like subdomain (InterPro:IPR008152), Armadillo-like helical (InterPro:IPR011989), Clathrin adaptor, gamma-adaptin, appendage (InterPro:IPR008153), Clathrin/coatomer adaptor, adaptin-like, N-terminal (InterPro:IPR002553), Armadillo-type fold (InterPro:IPR016024), Clathrin/coatomer adaptor, adaptin-like, appendage, Ig-like subdomain (InterPro:IPR013041); BEST Arabidopsis thaliana protein match is: gamma-adaptin 1 (TAIR:AT1G23900.2); Has 3502 Blast hits to 3444 proteins in 304 species: Archae - 0; Bacteria - 8; Metazoa - 1543; Fungi - 893; Plants - 386; Viruses - 0; Other Eukaryotes - 672 (source: NCBI BLink).) — protein MNPFSSGTRLSDMIRAIRASKTAAEERAVVRKECAAIRASINENDQDYRHRDLAKLMFIHMLGYPTHFGQMECLKLIASPGFPEKRIGYLGLMLLLDERQEVLMLVTNSLKQDLNHTNQYIVGLALCALGNICSAEMARDLAPEVERLLQFRDPNIRKKAALCAIRIIRKVPDLSENFINPGAALLKEKHHGVLITGVHLCTEICKVSSEALEYFRKKCTEGLVKTLRDIANSPYSPEYDVAGITDPFLHIRLLKLLRVLGQGDADASDCMNDILAQVASKTESNKNAGNAILYECVQTIMSIEENGGLRVLAINILGKFLSNRDNNIRYVALNMLMRSLTVDSQAVQRHRATILECVKDSDASIQKRALELIYLLVNENNVKPLAKELIEYLEVSEQDFKGDLTAKICSIVEKFAPEKIWYIDQMLKVLSEAGTYVKEDVWHALIVVITNAPDLHGYTVRALYRALHTSFEQETLVRVAIWCIGEYADLLVNNAGMLDLEDPITVTESDAVDVVENAIKHHLSDVTTKAMALIALLKISSRFPSCSERVKSIIGQNKGSFVLELQQRSLEFSSVIQKHQNIRSSLVERMPVLDEATFSGRRAGSLPASVSTSGKSPLGIPNGVAKAAAPLVDLLDLGSDDTPAPTSSSNNFLQDLLGVDLSQPSAQPGAMQPSQAGADILMDLLSIGTPAPVQNGSANGDLLSIQDNNAPIAPSLTSPTAPSSMMDLLDGFGPTPPKSEDKSAAYPSIVAFESSSLKIEFNFTKQSENPQTTDIVANFINLTPNVYTEFLFQAAVPKFLQLHLDPASSNSLPANGNIKQTMRVTNSQKGKKPIVMRMRVGYKINGKDVLEEGQINNFPRGL, from the exons ATGAATCCATTCTCTTCCGGCACGCGTCTCAG CGACATGATTCGAGCTATACGTGCGAGTAAAACCGCTGCTGAGGAACGTGCTGTTGTGAGGAAAGAATGTGCTGCGATCCGTGCTTCGATTAATGAAAATGACCAGGACTATAGACATCGGGATCTAGCGAAGCTTATGTTCATTCATATGCTTGGTTACCCTACTCATTTTGGGCAAATGGAATGCTTGAAGTTAATTGCTTCTCCTGGATTTCCTGAGAAGAGGATTGGTTATCTTGGATTAATGTTGCTTCTTGATGAAAGGCAAGAAGTATTAATGCTTGTCACCAACTCGCTGAAGCA AGATCTGAATCACACGAACCAGTACATTGTGGGGCTTGCTCTCTGTGCTTTAGGAAATATTTGTTCAGCAGAAATGGCTCGTGATCTCGCCCCTGAAGTTGAACGATTACTTCAGTTTCGTGATCCAAATATACGCAAGAAA gCAGCTCTTTGCGCGATAAGGATCATCAGAAAAGTTCCGGATCTTTCTGAGAACTTTATTAATCCTGGTGCTGCTTTACTCAAAGAAAAGCATCATGGTGTTCTCATTACGGGAGTTCACCTTTGCACAGAAATCTGTAAAGTCAGTTCCGAAGCCCTTGAATATTTCCGGAAG AAATGCACAGAGGGCTTGGTTAAAACCCTGAGAGATATTGCAAACAGTCCATATTCACCTGAGTATGACGTCGCTGGAATTACGGATCCATTCCTTCACATCAGATTGCTCAAACTGTTGCGTGTTTTGGGCCAAGGGGATGCAGATGCCAGTGACTGTATGAATGATATACTTGCTCAG GTGGCATCAAAAACCGagtcaaacaaaaatgcaGGGAATGCTATCCTATACGAATGCGTTCAAACGATAATGAGCATCGAAGAAAATGGTGGCCTACGAGTCCTTGCAATCAATATCTTAGGAAAATTCTTGTCCAACCGAGATAATAACATCAG ATACGTAGCATTAAACATGCTGATGAGATCCTTAACTGTTGATTCCCAAGCGGTTCAAAGACACAGAGCTACAATCCTGGAGTGTGTTAAG GATTCAGATGCTTCAATTCAGAAAAGGGCACTTGAGCTTATTTACCTTCTAGTGAATGAGAATAACGTGAAGCCACTAGCAAAGGAGCTTATAGAATATTTGGAAGTAAGCGAACAAGATTTTAAAGGAGATCTTACTGCAAAGATATGCTCCATAGTTGAAAA GTTTGCTCCAGAGAAAATCTGGTACATTGATCAAATGCTAAAGGTTCTATCTGAG GCTGGAACTTATGTGAAAGAGGATGTATGGCACGCGCTGATTGTTGTAATAACAAATGCCCCTGATCTCCATGGGTACACTGTCAGGGCTTTGTATAGAGCATTACATACATCTTTTGAACAG GAAACTCTTGTGCGCGTTGCAATATGGTGCATAGGAGAATATGCTGATCTGTTGGTTAACAATGCTGGAATGCTTGACTTAGAAGATCCAATAACG GTAACAGAATCAGATGCAGTGGATGTTGTCGAGAATGCTATTAAGCATCATTTATCAGATGTCACAACTAAGGCAATGGCACTCATTGCTCTGTTAAAGATCTCATCTCGTTTCCCATCCTGTTCAGA GAGAGTTAAAAGTATTATAGGACAGAACAAAGGTAGCTTTGTCTTAGAACTTCAACAAAGATCCCTGGAGTTCAGTTCAGTTATTCAAAAGCATCAGAATATAAG ATCTTCTCTGGTTGAAAGAATGCCGGTCCTTGATGAGGCAACATTTAGTGGAAGGAGAGCTGGTTCTTTACCAGCATCTGTGTCAACTTCTGGAAAATCTCCGCTTGGTATTCCAAACGGTGTTGCTAAAGCAGCAGCTCCTCTTGTTGATTTACTCGATCTGGGCTCTGATGATACTCCTGCGCCTACCTCCTCCAGTAACAACTttcttcaagatcttcttGGTGTTGATTTATCGCAGCCTTCAGCACAACCTG GTGCCATGCAGCCATCGCAAGCTGGTGCGGATATTCTTATGGATCTGTTGTCAATCGGAACTCCTGCCCCTGTGCAAAATGGCTCGGCGAATGGAGACTTATTATCTATTCAAGATAACAATGCTCCAATAGCGCCTTCTTTGACTTCTCCCACTGCGCCTTCTTCGATGATGGATTTATTGGATGGATTTGGTCCCACCCCACCAAAGAGCG AGGACAAGAGTGCAGCATATCCGTCCATTGTTGCATTTGAAAGCAGCTCCTTGAAGATTGAGTTCAACTTCACAAAGCAATCAGAAAATCCTCAAACGACAGACATTGTGGCCAATTTCATAAATCTTACTCCTAACGTGTACACAGAATTTCTTTTCCAGGCTGCAGTTCCAAAG TTTCTACAACTTCACCTGGATCCCGCTAGCAGCAATTCTCTTCCAGCTAACggaaacatcaaacaaactaTGAGAGTTACAAATAGCCAAAAGGGGAAg aaACCCATTGTGATGCGGATGAGGGTAGGTTACAAGATTAATGGCAAAGATGTGTTGGAGGAAGGACAAATCAACAATTTCCCACGTGGGTTATGA
- a CDS encoding Serine/threonine-protein kinase WNK (With No Lysine)-like protein, which produces MLLASRWDGQGAYDRSRGNRRNWILVWEDGFCNFAASAAEMSSGEGSGGGGGSAAYGNSDFQQYQGLQPELFFKMSHEIYNYGEGLIGKVAADHSHKWIYKEPNDQEINFLSAWHNSADSYPRTWEAQFQSGIKTIALISVREGVVQLGAVHKVIEDLSYVVMLRKKLSYIESIPGVLLPHPSSSGYPFINASPSDTWHFPGVAPPHQQPEHQFYHSDHNHRFLIGHHNQPQAVGGAAPPLPLSMKITPSMSSLEALLSKLPSVVPPATQPGYYPFHHSAKEEMSQEEQNDAFRVERNDLVGEGSNNHNHNNNYNSNNDIYNYSNNCSNNNYDRENKIGGFLSEDY; this is translated from the exons ATGTTGTTGGCAAGCAGATGGGATGGTCAAGGAGCTTATGATAGATCAAGAGGGAACAGGAGAAACTG GATCTTGGTTTGGGAAGATGGTTTTTGCAACTTTGCAGCTTCTGCCGCGGAAATGAGCTCCGGAGAAGGTagtggtggcggtggtggcTCAGCGGCTTATGGAAATAGTGATTTTCAACAATACCAAGGGCTTCAGCCTGAATTGTTCTTCAAGATGTCTCATGAAATCTACAATTATGGAGAAGG GTTGATAGGAAAAGTAGCTGCAGATCACAGTCACAAGTGGATTTATAAAGAACCTAATGACCAAGAGATTAACTTCTTATCTGCTTGGCATAATTCCGCTGACTCA TACCCTAGGACATGGGAAGCTCAGTTTCAGTCTGGTATCAAA ACCATTGCCTTGATTTCTGTTCGAGAAGGTGTTGTCCAGTTAGGAGCTGTTCACAAG GTGATAGAGGATTTAAGCTATGTTGTGATGCTAAGAAAAAAGCTGAGCTATATAGAGAGCATCCCTGGAGTACTTCTTCCTcacccttcttcttctggttaCCCTTTCATCAACGCTTCTCCTTCTGACACGTGGCATTTCCCGGGAGTCGCTCCTCCGCATCAGCAGCCTGAGCACCAGTTTTATCATTCTGACCACAACCACCGCTTTTTGATAGGCCACCACAACCAGCCACAAGCTGTAGGAGGGGCTGCACCGCCTCTACCGCTTTCGATGAAGATAACACCGTCAATGAGCAGCCTCGAGGCGCTTCTCTCGAAGCTCCCGTCGGTTGTACCTCCGGCGACACAACCAGGGTACTACCCGTTTCACCACAGTGCTAAAGAGGAAATGAgtcaagaagaacaaaacgaTGCGTTTAGGGTTGAACGTAATGATTTGGTGGGTGAGGGTAGtaataatcataatcataataataattacaatagtaataatgatatttataacTATAGCAATAATTGCAGCAACAATAATTACGATAGAGAGAATAAGATCGGTGGGTTTCTTAGTGAGGATTATTGA
- the NAT7 gene encoding nucleobase-ascorbate transporter 7 (nucleobase-ascorbate transporter 7 (NAT7); FUNCTIONS IN: transmembrane transporter activity; INVOLVED IN: transport, transmembrane transport; LOCATED IN: plasma membrane, membrane; EXPRESSED IN: 8 plant structures; EXPRESSED DURING: C globular stage, petal differentiation and expansion stage; CONTAINS InterPro DOMAIN/s: Xanthine/uracil/vitamin C permease (InterPro:IPR006043); BEST Arabidopsis thaliana protein match is: nucleobase-ascorbate transporter 8 (TAIR:AT1G10540.1); Has 9221 Blast hits to 9205 proteins in 1877 species: Archae - 67; Bacteria - 7547; Metazoa - 349; Fungi - 126; Plants - 456; Viruses - 1; Other Eukaryotes - 675 (source: NCBI BLink).): MAGGGGGGGGVAPPLKHDGLEPHPVKDQLSSISYCITSPPPWPEAILLGFQHYLVMLGTTVLIPTYLVPQMGGGNEEKAKMVQTLLFVSGLNTLLQSFFGTRLPAVIGGSYTYVPTTLSIILAGRYSDILDPQEKFKRIMRGIQGALIVASILQIVVGFSGLWRNVVRLLSPLSAVPLVALAGFGLYEHGFPLLAKCIEIGLPEIILLLLFSQYIPHLIRGERQVFHRFAVIFSVVIVWIYAHLLTVGGAYKNTGVNTQTSCRTDRSGLISGSPWIRVPYPFQWGPPTFHAGEAFAMMAVSFVSLIESTGTYIVVSRFASATPPPPSVLSRGVGWQGVGVLLCGLFGAGNGASVSVENAGLLALTRVGSRRVVQISAGFMIFFSILGKFGAIFASIPAPVVAALHCLFFAYVGAGGLSLLQFCNLNSFRTKFILGFSVFMGLSIPQYFNQYTAVNKYGPVHTHARWFNDMINVPFSSKAFVAGILAFFLDVTMSSKDSATRKDRGMFWWDRFMSFKSDTRSEEFYSLPFNLNKYFPSV, from the exons ATGgccggtggtggtggaggaggaggaggggtAGCGCCGCCGCTAAAACATGATGGGCTTGAGCCACATCCGGTGAAAGATCAactttcttctatctcttaTTGCATCACAAGTCCTCCTCCTTGGC CGGAGGCAATACTTTTGGGGTTTCAGCATTACTTAGTGATGCTTGGAACAACTGTTCTCATCCCAACATATTTAGTTCCACAGATGGGTGGTGGAAAT GAAGAGAAGGCAAAGATGGTTCAGAcattactttttgtttctggacTTAATACTTTATTGCAAAGTTTCTTTGGGACTAGACTTCCAGCGGTCATTGGAGGCTCTTACACCTATGTACCAACCACGCTTTCCATCATCTTGGCTGGTCGGTACAGCGACATTTTGGATCCTCAGGAG AAATTTAAGAGGATCATGCGAGGAATCCAGGGTGCTCTTATCGTTGCCTCGATTCTTCAGATCGTTGTTGGCTTCAGCGGGCTTTGGCGCAATGTAGTTAG GCTCCTGAGTCCTCTCTCTGCAGTTCCTCTAGTAGCACTAGCTGGTTTTGGACTTTATGAGCACGGTTTCCCTCTG CTAGCCAAATGCATCGAGATTGGACTGCCTGAGATCATCCTTCTACTCTTATTCTCACAG TACATTCCTCATCTCATTCGAGGAGAAAGACAAGTCTTCCATCGATTTGCTGTGATTTTCTCTGTGGTTATTGTCTGGATTTACGCGCATCTACTTACCGTTGGTGGAGCCTATAAGAACACAGGAGTCAACACTCAGACAAGTTGTAGAACAGATCGTTCTGGCCTTATTAGCGGCTCTCCATG GATAAGAGTTCCTTACCCTTTTCAATGGGGACCTCCAACATTTCATGCCGGTGAAGCTTTCGCTATGATGGctgtttcatttgtttccCTAATTGAG TCCACAGGGACTTACATTGTTGTGTCGAGGTTCGCAAGCGCAACTCCGCCCCCGCCTTCCGTTCTCAGCCGTGGGGTTGGTTGGCAG GGTGTAGGAGTTCTTCTCTGTGGACTATTTGGAGCAGGAAATGGAGCATCTGTGTCAGT AGAAAATGCCGGTTTGTTAGCGCTAACACGCGTTGGTAGTAGAAGGGTAGTTCAAATATCAGCcggttttatgattttcttttccattctTGGTAAATTTGGAGCTATCTTTGCTTCGATTCCAGCTCCAGTAGTCGCAGCATTACATTGCTTGTTTTTTGCATACGTTG GTGCTGGTGGTCTAAGCTTACTTCAGTTCTGTAATCTAAACAGCTTCAGAACAAAATTCATCCTCGGATTCTCGGTCTTCATGGGCTTATCGATACCACAGTACTTCAACCAGTATACAGCTGTTAACAAGTATGGACCAGTTCACACACACGCAAGATGg TTCAATGATATGATCAATGTTCCATTCTCTTCTAAAGCCTTTGTGGCTGGGATTTTGGCATTCTTTCTTGATGTAACAATGTCATCTAAAGACAGTGCGACGAGGAAAGACCGAGGGATGTTTTGGTGGGATCGATTCATGTCGTTCAAATCAGATACTAGAAGTGAAGAGTTTTACTCTTTGCCTTTCAATCTCAACAAGTATTTTCCCTCTGTGTGA